The nucleotide window aatattctttttttggctgaggagctggccaggtgagaagtgactgtggcttgttgcctctgatctttcatcatttaccccaatatctggctctgagtttttattatgagaccatttagaatttgtgcaacacttttcttctttattttgtttgaagaACATTATGGAAAGTTTTGCTAGCTGGTCAAGGTTGTAGTCTCTCATGACCTGACAGTTTTTCTCAAATTTGGCAACATAGAAAcactctccctccccagcagaACTTCCTTCCATtacctgcccttatctgaagAATGCCCTTGGGCCttgaggactgaccttatctgaaaactGTCTCTAAACTAGCTGcctgatttatctttagcttGAACCTTGGCACAGATTCTGGCTAGAAGCCTTCTTTCCTGCACATACTGGGAGCCTTATGATAGGAGTGTGCctcttaatgcaaattaggtgatgtCCCAGCCACTGTCCCCAACCTTTATAATCCCTTTTCTTCCTGGAATAAAGTGGAGTTCTAACACTTAGACATCTCCctggagagctgtctctgccAAATCACACGCCCCTGTACCCTGCTCATTCTTTTTGGCTTCCTCTCCCCTTGTGACTGCAGCCTAAGATCCAAAGGAAGAGGAGCTGAACCGCAGAACATTGAAGTTTTTCTCTACTGTATGAGTTTCATTTAATTTAGAAGAACTTAAGtcattgtttaattatttatctGTTCCCTACCTTTCTCAATTATGCAGGCTATAATTGTATGTAAATTGTATCACTTCAAACCTGATCTTAGCTAATATTCTTGTTATATCATTTCCCTTTGTCCTGTGAATTTCTTCCAGTAAAATCATATCTTGCATGTGCAAGTTTGTTAATTCTTCTGTAATATTTATTCTGTCATTATTctaaaacattatattttaaaatattgtatgatTATTATATGTTTCTGTGGGTTAGTCTGCATGGTATATCTGTGTATCACTTGAAtacctagtgcccacagaggctaagAGACGAAATTGGATTCCCTGAGACTGGATTTGCAAATGGTTGTGTGCCAGCATTGGGATCCTAGGAATCAAATGAAGGTCTTCCTGAAGAGCATCCGGTACTCTTAACTGCTTACCATATTTCTAGACCCTGCAAGCAGTAcacattttatcacatttttattagGTCCAAacatatctgattttttttctgactttcatATATCTATGTAACTTTTGTACTAATGAGTAGAGATGCAATATCCCtaagtttttttctattaattcCATCAACCCTGGTTCCTGTGTATAGCTTTCATTTTATCCCTTATGTATATGCTTAATAATACTAAGTGTtgtaaatttactttttatttggagGATATTTTATATCCCTTTACATATCTTGAGTTTCATTTCTGATGAAACTGGGTTTCTGAAGGCAGTTTAAGGTCTTCCTGAACCACACTGAAAAACTTTTAGGAGAGACTGGATGTTGTTCCCATTAAGACAAATATTCTCTTCCACTAAGACACTAAAATTCagtttatttttctcagttttttttttcagaaaatgcaaagtttcttgttttcttcttgcaAAAAAACACTGTTCATGGAGTCATTTAGGACTGACTGCTATTGTCAATCCCATGTTTCTCCTTCTTTGGCTTCAGGGAGCTTCCTCCTACCCAAGTGAAGTCCACACTTGGTTATGTATGTATCACATCTTCTGTACTTCTCTCACAATCCCTTGCAGCTGTTCTCTGCATTCTGTTCTGCTTTTCAAACTGAGTCCATCCTGTCTCCCCAGACTCACGTCCATCTCCTCAGTGAATTGTTTAGGTTCTTTGTTCTGTGATGGGCTGTGGTACAAACTATCCTGGCACAGccttctttgtattttgttttattattattatttttacatcacACAATGTGAGCACTGGTCTTCACTAACTAATAATGTCTTTGAAAACATTTGAATCatgattgtttttttctgttttttggctTCTTATGATGGAAAGGaggctcatttatttttatttttatttttatttttttttcagatgcaaaagcaagagggtttatttagaccaggtacctggggcgaagtctcttggaggacttgcgcgctttcctagggcaagggggactttttatgagatcccaggggcagaggcgcggttacagaagcaagaagcatagttacagggtccctattggttgtttcaaagaaggccagggtgaacttggggtcgtatgtgtgtggctaatttggccttgcccaggccagctgcttattcctcaaggccagggggccagccataaaatatcctgattcgactcaactgtttttctcccaaggccgccgaccacagttatctctctcaaggctggatggctggccatagttatctctgtcaaggccgggtggctggctacggctgtgaactcctgtttttctgattccttcagaatggcgtttcttaggctaagttatggggggggggagcattacatcggcccaacgccccatgtcctcataatggagcgggggtctttcattcccccattttcttttgtaccaaatggaatctttcattttaggatggagaataaggggttagctctatctctgactgtctgagcctctgatattgctgggttaggatcaaagcctgggcaacagaaaccttatccttgatgaattgtaCCAATCTGTTggggatgtatgacccaaacaataaaatgagcaggaggatgattagggggcccataatggtggagacaagggtcgtaaaccatggtgacctttggaactatcttttaaaccatccctgttgagcatggctacttggagctgtctgaattggccggtctccataagggctgcggtcctgtatctaccccagcagctattccgcccatggtaattcctcccagtaacagggccagcgtcagggaaacaggctctctggtgatgcccctcctaatgtcaggaggactattagggggatcaaggggacccccgggtgagtcttatctttagtgggtttggagagcgttgaactagatgtctcggtgccctcagcttcgtcgggttccttggcagcctttacatgcgacgcgtggacccaagccgctatcCCGTCAACCTTGAGTGCGGTGGGAGTAGTTAACAGGATGGtgtatggtcttttttttttacctcggctctaggttcctggattgatggcgtcggacccagacagagtccccaatcttgaatgggtgaggcaccaccgggcggttcagttgctcccggcaggcaggggtttccACATCGTCTTTTGCATCAATTGGAGGGCTTGGAGGTGCGCCTCTAGggtagggctagtggcaaaagaggagatatcagagtgaaggaaatttacaattggtgggggagccccatacatggtCTCAAACGGGGTTaagccatgaggcccaggagtattccgggctcggtaaagggctagggagagtaggagcacccaatctctagtgccagttgcaagcgttaatttggttaaagtctccttaatggttttatttgtacgttctacctgtcctgagctctgggggtggtatgcacaatgaagtttttaatcgatccccagtagcctggccaccttctgacttacctgggagacgaaggcgggcccattgtctgaccccaatatctggggtatttcatacctgggaaagatgtcatccaggagtttcttggttaccacgttagcggtctttttcttggtaggcaaggcctctgtccatctatgatgtaagcttgtcgctcggggctccattccgcccccatgttttttgttagttcctggtcctccgggctttcgccatccggagggcctgggtcagcgcgatcagctctgccttttgggccgatgttccaggtggcagtggtgaggtccaaactatctccgattcggtggtgacggctgctccggccctccgttctcctttggaggaagctgctcccatccgtgaaccaggcagcagggttgcggggttgagggagacaactggtctgaacaCCTGAACACCACtcgatctgggggctgctggaccagagcttccaccgcatgggaggataacacagttaatggctgtcccaaagtcagtttccctgcatccttgagcaaaacagcaatggcggctTCCCCGCGCAGACAggggggccatcctgcagctaccgggcttccatggccccagtctctgtaccaccatttcttttgcaaagcctgagttctcgtccacgaacagtttaaagggctaggacttgtaggggggtccctttgggtcctgtccagatgccaactgaacctttttctcggtggtcctttgatacctcctgctacctgtggccccctggaccaaagctgtgcggtcactgagagagcctccggtatgggtcaggactgaatgttgagccccggtgtccactaggaaggtcactggctgccccccaatcttgagagttatcctaggcggggggggggggggctcctggccttgacctccccaatcctccagattgaggaggtccgtggcccttggcttaggtctccgagacccttgaggcttttttgaTCAGTCatgagcccaatgtcctctctgtttacagtaagcacactggtctttgtcaagcagtgtcctttttTGATCTCTcgtcctaactccctctctgacctgtccctgagacattatagtggccaggactttttttttttgtttgtttgttttttctttttctccgtGTCTctttaagtcttttttaaaaacgctgctggcgtctctttctggtaacctgagccgaatcggtagggggtctagagcccctcggagacccgctaagagcaactggcgatagagacgtaagTGTTCCCTACCTTCGGGGTCGCGGAGTCCCAGTTCGGGcgggtgaggggaaaggctgcATTAGGTAATTGGGTGGGTCTTTTATTGTCTCCTGGAACCTCCGAGCCTCCAGGAAGACTCGCTGTCTTTGGCtggtttgtcccgccttcctcgtaggcgactGGCCTCATCCTCCCGCTCCCGCTGTAGAAGCTGTTCGGAGGCACGGCGGGGGCTGCTGCGGTGGAAGTGCGCTCCGCGGCGGAAGCGCGCGCCACGGCGGAAGCACGCTCGGCgcgggtcgccggccagggggcaGTCCCCCGCCGACCCCAaccccggccccgcctgcgcgCCCCAGCCACATCCCGTGCCCGCCTGCGCCGCCACAGGCCTTCGCGATCGGATTCCCCTGGTCCGCACCAGTTCTAAGTCGGCTGCTAGGCGCAGGCCGAGGCGAGGCGCCGCGCGGAACCGCGGCCCGGCGGGGTGGACTCCTCCGCCCGTGCGGGAGACGCGGACGGCCAGGGAGAGCGGGGAGAGAGGGGAGCTCCCCCCAGCGCcgccccggacccccgcgaccgcgccgcggccgtgcggacgggaggaggcgcggggagcACCGGCGCCCGCCGCGGCCGCCACCGCCAGAGCGGCAGAACGCGGGGAGAGGAAACGACACGCTGGTGGAGGGGTCGGGAGGAACAGGGAGCGGGAGAGATCCGCCGATCCGGCTTCCTATgactgtttctaggaggagaacggttaaacagaaaacaaaaaacgacagaccaatacaaataagactaacactcgctgcgcggcttcggttccaaaccgaaagcaaaaccagaaaaaccgtgccccagaggggtcttcagaccgtgccccagagggcacttcagatcgtgccccagagggcacttcagatcgtgccccagagggcacttcagatgaaccgtggaacaTCTTCCAGGTTCCCAGTGGCGAAGTCCGGGCCCGTCGgccccccctttcagatccactgacacagacagattatcagacgcaggcgtgcagacaaacaaacaacatttaacattcagacaaacagacaacactcagacaggacagggatgacataaaccaaggccggccggcatacctcctgatggtgggtcggtggtcccagggaggggtctcattccccgtacgggccaccaaatgaaagacccccagctgagatcttcctccgggagagaccccaaacccaaggaacacaccgaaaccacagatcagatgcaaaagcaagagggtttatttagaccaggtacctggggcgaagtctcttggaggacttgcgccggCTCATTTATATTACACTATCAATTTGGAGAGCATAAGAAAATACTAATTACTTTTACTTATAAACATTTTCCCATCGCATTTGATACAACATGGTATATTTCATTTTGAAtcaatgtattaaaatataaggATCTGATAGCCATTCAACTTTCAAGTATATTGAAATGATGAGTTTTGATAAAGTTTTTATTGGATTGAAGTTATCTTATTATTCTGATATGGTAAAGGCTTTAGTCATGGCCATCATTTATGATTTCTAATCTGTCATGTTGTTATATATAATCAATGCACAGTAATTATACATATCAATAAGTTTTGCTGTGACATTCCCATGAAAAATACAAAGTTATAAAAGGTAGATGCACATGCTTGTTTGTTAGATCTTTGCTGTATTTTCCTATAATTTTTTTCACAATTTGCATGTCATTTTTAAGTGCCATTAAAATAATGTCAGCATTAGTTTAGAGGAGAACCTTGATGCTAATGTCTAGATTAGAGCAGTTGGTAGGAATAATAAAACAAGAATCATCAAAACAACATCATGTTGTCATTGCTTAATAACTGATGGGACCATGACAGCATCTCAGACATGAAATAGCATGAATATTCATTCAGATCTCACCGTGACATCAGAAAGAAGCTCCAAGGGCATGCCCTTTCCAGTCTTTTGACTTCAGAGTAGATAGTCATGTCAAAACATTACCATATTTTGATCAGAAGCTTGTCTGCTTCTCTCTCTATTTGAAATGACTATAAAGCTTTGGAATGGGATGTAGTCTTCAGATTTGAGCTTCAGGTGCTGATAGGGAATAAGCTGGGAAATCAATAAACAGTAAGTTCTGAAGTTATAAAGTTGAGCTATTTTTTTAACTAGAAAATTGTAATAGTTTGATTGTGTAATTGGCCCACATAAACTCAGAGAGTGTCACTATCAggaggtacagccttgttggagtaggtatggccttgttggaggaagtgtgtcactgtaggggtgggctttgaggtctcctttgctcaaggttcactcagtgtgacactcagaccacttcttgttgcctgtgggtcaagatgtaggattctgatctccttctccatcaccatatctgcctgtataccaccatgtcacaccatgatggtGACAGATTACACCTATGAACTTGTAAGCCattccaattaaatatttttcctttataagagttgccacaatcatggtgcctcttcacagcaatagaaaccctaatgaaggCAATTCTTAAAATCATTCTAGGAATTCTCTTTAGATGAATAACAACTAACCTTCATGAAGAGACACAAACGTTTGTTCCTT belongs to Peromyscus maniculatus bairdii isolate BWxNUB_F1_BW_parent chromosome 12, HU_Pman_BW_mat_3.1, whole genome shotgun sequence and includes:
- the LOC143268133 gene encoding uncharacterized protein LOC143268133, with the protein product MEPRATSLHHRWTEALPTKKKTANVVTKKLLDDIFPRYEIPQILGSDNGPAFVSQPYPRGAPPSPPIDAKDDVETPACREQLNRPVVPHPFKIGDSVWVRRHQSRNLEPRLTG